In Microbacterium maritypicum, the following are encoded in one genomic region:
- a CDS encoding multidrug transporter: protein MSTPENSAEDMTSAEKRHDQLTAAPDATEADAAPRIEVSEHDGNTRIDIAPDAPVRPGPGPGVEADD, encoded by the coding sequence ATGAGCACGCCTGAGAACAGCGCCGAAGACATGACGAGCGCCGAGAAGCGCCACGATCAGCTCACCGCTGCGCCGGATGCCACCGAGGCCGACGCCGCCCCGCGCATCGAGGTCAGCGAGCACGACGGCAACACCCGGATCGACATCGCCCCCGACGCTCCGGTGCGTCCGGGGCCCGGCCCCGGAGTCGAGGCCGACGACTGA